Below is a genomic region from bacterium.
ATTAATAAGCTCGCCAATATTGTTCTCATTACGGTTTTCGTATAAATAATAATAATCTGAATTTTCCGGTAAAACAAAACGTTCACGGGAAAGTGCCCGTTCTATCCTTGTCTTATCCCCTTTATACTGTTTTTTGTACTTGTCCCTTTTATCTTTCCATAAATCGGAAAGATATTTGATAAACAGAAACACAAGAATGTAGTTTTTATATTCAGCAGGATCTACAACCCCCCTAAATGTATCGCAGGCTCTCCATAAGATATTATTAATCTCCTCCTGGGTAACAGCTTTTTTAATGCTTGACATATTAACTCCAATTTTTTATACTTTTCCTCAAAATACTATTAATCACTATCTCTCTCTTATCCGCTATTTGTCTAATTAAATATCTCTCTTTTTCTTTCAGCCTGTAAATTTTTGATATATTTTCCTGTGTTGATATTGGAGGAACTGGTATTTCAATATTTTCCAAAGATTTTTTATTTATAAGAGGAACAGTACTCATTAAAGTATGACTCCTGAAATATGCAACAGCTTCAGGCTGGCCTAAGTACCATACAAAATAATCCGGCAGGATTAGAGATTTTTTTGTCCGGATAATAAAAAACTGGGATACAGCTATTGTATTTTGAATATCATCATCAATTAAAAGAGCATAATTGTTTAATCCACGGGCACAAAAAAGGACATCTCCTTTTTTTAAGAAGTGTTCTGATTTGAATCCCCTGTCTTCAGTTCTAACCAAATTGTCATAATCAATTCTTT
It encodes:
- a CDS encoding restriction endonuclease subunit S, with the translated sequence MSRKLLLEVAEIRQGYQFRKKVENIPDGLVNVVQMADVIKGKRIDYDNLVRTEDRGFKSEHFLKKGDVLFCARGLNNYALLIDDDIQNTIAVSQFFIIRTKKSLILPDYFVWYLGQPEAVAYFRSHTLMSTVPLINKKSLENIEIPVPPISTQENISKIYRLKEKERYLIRQIADKREIVINSILRKSIKNWS